From bacterium, the proteins below share one genomic window:
- a CDS encoding UvrD-helicase domain-containing protein, with protein MADNVTGKPLRDVIYRPDFPLGGVNLIEASAGTGKTYSIQSLYLRLAAVEGLAVDRILVVTFTEAATRELRDRLRGILEKGRIFLEGNLDPGDPDRERIERILGLPAAGVSGSDEEERSRRGRRLRSALLNYDAAAISTIHGFCNRILQEYAFESGQEFRIELSGDPRGTVEDLCRDWWRAHVLDATDRERAVLGAMALEGLVAAALKRISKPYARLLPTPGPAVFPAAEYEAMLAAWSEPEVRAALREGKVRKSAVSEAVFGFIEGLAGGNPFPVAPGDDRLLEKMTRTHLETRLNLGSPGLPPHPFFDRCRTFVEALAAARLSAPAAAVEEVAERFHSRRDDRITYDELLLRFLRALENPVSGSALVSALRGGFQAALIDEFQDTDPVQYRIFRRIFFGGERPVFLVGDPKQAIYSFRNGDIHTYYAAARSVPENRRYRLDVNHRSEPALVDAVNLLFRDSSRRRAFINPELPFAGEVKAAPRREAPFLEIGGKPDERPFRIWYYPDWADSGRGKAPGESSARARRLYADVASEAARLLADPAVALGGRPLAPSDMAVLVRTHREADLIADAFLRRGIPTVQQNTGSVFDSPEAVDFHLLLKGLADPGDIRSLRSLPAADIFFGGAAQVSALLAGTDVRSPVTGRPVSLAGIKELLEEARKRWRSSSFIAGFNFFARETGMRAHLLGRRRGERALTNLLHLAELGQAACAESGLGPEGLVRWLESRRAFPAPWEDDIEIRLESDSRAVKIMTVFKSKGLQFPVVFVPTLWRPARADRSPVREYHRPPAAGSDPSAVLDFDRDGPGKEAAAAELREESVRLLYVALTRGINRTYLAWGDIREDSGPLGHILGTDPREAWSAADSPIHVEEKRGGETDLPPVAVRAGGEADGGPLLTADRGNPLLRPRFDAAWGHSSFSDLHPAAPSFPGASADSRDYDAGGEAREAGGEEEGEKTIFDFPAGARTGECWHSILETVDFAVGDEALLAAVSNGLDRYRLSGTEAERETRCRSVAGMIRSVLTTPLDAHGEIVLERIPRRDRVSEMEFDFPLASRKRIFTSEWRNILGTYWGEDPRKRIFTEALEGWNRLIPRGFMTGYIDLIFRRGGKFYLVDWKSNRLNGQPVGFAPEGLRREMAERGYAVQYLLYTVALNAHLLDTVPGYEYETGFGGIFYVFLRGVDGTPGRGIYADRPAAGLIGELSDLLLEGGGA; from the coding sequence GTGGCCGACAACGTGACCGGCAAACCCCTGCGCGACGTCATCTACCGCCCGGATTTCCCCCTGGGCGGCGTGAACTTGATCGAAGCCAGCGCCGGTACCGGGAAGACCTACAGCATCCAAAGCCTCTACCTGCGGCTGGCGGCGGTGGAAGGCCTCGCCGTGGACCGTATCCTGGTGGTCACGTTCACCGAAGCCGCCACCCGGGAACTCAGGGACCGCCTTCGGGGCATCCTGGAAAAGGGGAGAATTTTTCTGGAAGGGAATCTCGACCCCGGGGACCCCGACCGGGAGCGGATCGAGAGGATCCTCGGCCTCCCCGCCGCCGGCGTTTCCGGCTCCGATGAGGAAGAACGCTCCCGCCGGGGGCGCCGGTTGCGCTCGGCGCTGCTGAACTACGATGCCGCCGCTATTTCCACCATCCACGGTTTCTGCAACCGGATCCTTCAGGAGTACGCCTTCGAAAGCGGGCAGGAGTTCCGGATCGAGCTCAGCGGCGATCCCCGGGGGACGGTGGAGGACCTCTGCCGCGACTGGTGGCGCGCCCATGTCCTCGACGCGACCGACCGGGAACGTGCCGTTTTGGGGGCGATGGCCCTGGAGGGGCTGGTCGCCGCCGCCCTGAAACGAATCTCCAAGCCGTACGCCCGGCTGCTGCCGACGCCGGGGCCGGCGGTTTTCCCGGCAGCCGAATACGAGGCCATGCTGGCGGCTTGGTCGGAACCGGAGGTGCGCGCCGCCCTGCGGGAGGGGAAGGTCAGGAAAAGCGCGGTTTCGGAAGCCGTTTTCGGTTTCATCGAAGGTCTGGCCGGGGGAAATCCGTTTCCGGTCGCTCCGGGGGATGACCGGCTTCTGGAAAAAATGACGCGGACCCACCTCGAAACCCGGCTGAACCTGGGGTCGCCGGGACTTCCCCCTCATCCTTTTTTCGACCGCTGCCGCACGTTCGTCGAAGCTTTGGCCGCGGCGCGCTTAAGCGCCCCGGCGGCGGCGGTAGAGGAGGTGGCCGAGCGTTTCCACTCGCGCCGGGACGATCGGATCACCTACGACGAGCTCCTGCTGCGGTTTCTCCGGGCCCTGGAAAACCCGGTTTCGGGTTCCGCTCTGGTCTCGGCGCTGCGCGGCGGTTTTCAAGCCGCGCTCATCGACGAGTTCCAGGACACCGATCCGGTGCAATACCGGATTTTCCGCAGGATTTTCTTCGGCGGCGAACGGCCCGTATTTCTGGTGGGAGATCCCAAGCAGGCCATCTACTCTTTCCGCAACGGGGATATTCACACGTACTACGCCGCCGCCCGCTCCGTCCCCGAAAACCGGCGTTACCGCCTCGACGTCAACCACCGCTCCGAACCGGCTCTGGTCGACGCCGTCAACCTGCTCTTCCGCGACTCCTCCCGCCGCCGCGCCTTCATCAACCCCGAACTCCCCTTCGCGGGCGAAGTAAAGGCCGCGCCCCGGCGGGAGGCTCCGTTTCTGGAAATCGGCGGAAAACCGGACGAACGTCCGTTTCGGATCTGGTACTACCCGGACTGGGCCGATTCCGGGCGGGGAAAGGCGCCGGGGGAAAGTTCGGCCCGGGCCCGGCGGCTTTATGCCGACGTGGCGTCCGAGGCCGCGCGCCTGCTCGCCGATCCGGCGGTCGCCCTCGGCGGCCGCCCTCTGGCTCCGTCGGACATGGCGGTTCTGGTCCGGACCCACCGGGAAGCCGACCTGATCGCCGACGCCTTTCTCCGCCGCGGAATCCCCACCGTCCAGCAGAACACCGGTTCCGTCTTCGATTCCCCCGAAGCCGTGGATTTTCATCTTCTCCTCAAAGGGTTGGCCGATCCCGGGGACATCCGGTCGCTGCGTTCGTTGCCGGCGGCCGATATCTTCTTCGGCGGTGCGGCCCAGGTGTCGGCGCTGCTCGCCGGTACCGATGTCCGGAGTCCCGTCACCGGCCGGCCCGTCTCCCTGGCCGGGATCAAGGAGCTCCTCGAAGAAGCCCGGAAGCGTTGGCGCTCGAGTTCGTTCATAGCGGGGTTCAACTTCTTCGCGCGGGAGACGGGAATGCGCGCACATCTTCTGGGAAGGCGCCGCGGGGAACGGGCGCTGACGAACCTTCTCCATCTGGCCGAACTGGGGCAGGCGGCCTGCGCGGAGTCGGGGCTGGGTCCGGAAGGACTCGTCCGCTGGCTGGAATCCCGCCGGGCCTTCCCGGCGCCCTGGGAGGACGACATCGAAATCCGCCTGGAGAGCGACTCCAGAGCGGTCAAGATCATGACCGTCTTTAAAAGCAAGGGGCTGCAGTTCCCCGTGGTTTTCGTTCCGACGCTCTGGCGCCCCGCGCGCGCGGACCGGAGCCCGGTCCGGGAATACCACCGCCCCCCCGCCGCCGGGTCGGATCCGTCGGCGGTCCTCGATTTCGACCGGGACGGCCCCGGAAAGGAAGCGGCCGCCGCGGAGCTCAGGGAGGAGAGCGTCCGTCTGCTGTACGTGGCCCTGACCCGCGGCATCAACCGGACGTACCTCGCCTGGGGGGACATCCGCGAGGATTCCGGTCCGCTGGGCCACATCCTGGGGACCGATCCGCGGGAGGCGTGGTCGGCCGCGGATTCGCCGATCCACGTGGAAGAAAAAAGGGGGGGGGAGACGGACCTTCCTCCCGTCGCAGTCCGCGCCGGCGGTGAGGCGGACGGTGGTCCCCTTCTGACCGCGGACCGCGGAAACCCTCTTCTCCGCCCCCGGTTCGACGCTGCCTGGGGGCACTCGAGTTTTTCCGATCTCCATCCGGCGGCGCCGTCGTTTCCGGGGGCCTCCGCCGATTCCCGGGATTACGATGCGGGCGGGGAGGCTCGGGAGGCCGGCGGCGAGGAGGAGGGGGAGAAGACGATCTTCGACTTTCCCGCCGGGGCCCGAACCGGGGAATGCTGGCACTCGATCCTGGAGACCGTCGATTTCGCGGTGGGGGACGAAGCCCTGCTGGCGGCGGTCTCGAACGGTCTCGACCGCTACCGTCTCTCCGGTACGGAGGCGGAGCGGGAGACCCGGTGCCGGTCGGTGGCGGGAATGATCCGTTCGGTTTTGACCACCCCGCTGGACGCGCACGGCGAAATCGTCCTGGAGCGGATCCCGCGCCGCGACCGCGTCAGCGAAATGGAGTTCGATTTCCCCCTGGCCTCCCGCAAACGGATTTTCACCTCGGAATGGAGAAATATCCTCGGGACTTATTGGGGGGAAGACCCCCGGAAAAGGATTTTCACGGAAGCGCTGGAGGGGTGGAACCGGCTCATCCCGCGCGGATTCATGACCGGCTATATCGATCTGATATTCCGGCGCGGGGGGAAGTTCTACCTCGTCGACTGGAAATCGAACCGGCTGAACGGTCAACCCGTGGGTTTCGCCCCCGAGGGGCTCCGCCGGGAGATGGCGGAGCGCGGGTACGCCGTTCAGTACCTGCTGTACACGGTGGCCCTCAACGCCCATCTGCTCGACACCGTACCGGGGTACGAATACGAAACCGGGTTCGGCGGAATTTTCTACGTGTTCCTGCGCGGCGTCGACGGAACCCCCGGACGGGGGATTTACGCCGACCGGCCCGCCGCCGGTCTGATCGGCGAACTCTCCGATCTGCTGCTTGAAGGGGGAGGAGCATGA
- the recC gene encoding exodeoxyribonuclease V subunit gamma, which translates to MRNLQVFWGDRMEALAEHLFAATEAAPPEDPFQRECVVVESRVVGAWLKHYFLYDRRRRNLRRVLANWEFYPLELFFNDWLCYMRRGGVDPRKERFHPWGKEALQWRIRGVLSRRDFLENEECLPVAEYLGSPPEEMRVFRLAGTLAELVDDYQLYRPEMLLGWEDEDEAGKNAPEERWQRRLWRELQRQEAGGYPRELLSPGEKLKTAGLAERYPRLRVLTPGSLSPVYLDFFFSVSTLIPVSLYLFNPCREEWFSDVSRRGKEKRRERRAASGGPLGDEYLETGNPLLSSLGKVSRDFLGDVLDRTGGQVEELSAETSSPGVLGAIQEDIARRRWIPGSGDAESRARLPVERGDGSLAIHICHSPRREVETVKDVILDAFARDRTLQPRQVQVLVGDIEVYMPLVESIFPGFSEADDENIPFVVAERTRAGAGVLSSLLMRLLEIPKGRFELSSVVELLEYRPLREAFGIGRAEADLLREWAPECGVRWGFDEGQREKEVGIAYRENSWREGVDRMLLGYAMRRGELELDGGERVLAPFPAVEGEDAEAVGKLESLLEALLDLCRVLSGRETLRGWSERLREIWDRFCAAGSEEDYREAAAIEGALNAVASMGELPGVSGEIPIEPVAEFLVRRLERRENPPDALTRNAVVVSALRAGRPVPRRLVCLLGMNDGEFPRSHRRAGFDLLKTNPARGDRSPPGQDRQAFLEALLCAREAFAVCYTGRSRNDNEAIPPSTVLSELRSYLKEGFELPPAHASADGQELLYCETLHRLQPFSPDYFREKSGLFSYSRENLAGARALAEAGKAEFSAVPRFFAGSPLPLADSVREWRLDDLERFWSNPARFLYREALKTEFSPPRRFFPDDELLEMDPLSRHAARREIADAWLEGARDRLTRSLRARGLVAPLRAGEEQARLLVKEVELFMRRDLSVFGLAGELEDHLRSGGEILPVEVDIEGIRIEGRRRLYRSGSGPGWSLEWRPGGKLRALDLIRGWVAHLAVCACRERTPMLLVSLEECALIEGLAAAEARARLQSLLEMMLQGLEKPLPFAPETAWAYIRKAHGPEGEALAAAEQAWEGHRGLPGDGDDAYQRRALGEAGPVSHPRFPEVARAVFAPLLEKLQGVRSWPTT; encoded by the coding sequence TTGAGAAATCTGCAGGTTTTTTGGGGCGATCGGATGGAGGCTCTGGCCGAACATTTGTTCGCCGCCACCGAAGCCGCTCCTCCCGAAGACCCTTTTCAGCGGGAGTGCGTGGTGGTGGAGAGCCGAGTCGTCGGGGCCTGGCTCAAACATTACTTTCTCTACGACCGTCGCCGCCGCAACCTGCGCCGGGTGCTGGCGAACTGGGAGTTCTATCCTCTGGAGCTGTTCTTCAACGATTGGCTCTGCTACATGCGCCGCGGCGGGGTCGACCCCCGGAAGGAACGGTTTCACCCCTGGGGGAAGGAAGCCCTGCAATGGAGGATCCGGGGCGTTCTTTCCCGGCGGGATTTTCTGGAAAACGAGGAATGCCTCCCCGTGGCGGAGTATCTGGGTTCCCCGCCGGAGGAAATGCGCGTCTTCCGGTTGGCCGGGACCCTGGCCGAGCTCGTCGACGATTACCAGCTCTACCGCCCCGAGATGCTCCTGGGGTGGGAAGATGAGGACGAGGCCGGGAAGAACGCTCCGGAGGAGCGCTGGCAACGGCGCTTGTGGAGGGAGCTGCAGAGGCAGGAAGCGGGGGGCTACCCCCGGGAACTGCTCTCCCCCGGGGAGAAGCTGAAAACAGCGGGCCTGGCCGAACGCTACCCCCGACTCCGGGTCTTGACTCCGGGAAGCCTGTCCCCGGTGTATCTCGATTTTTTCTTTTCCGTCTCCACGCTGATCCCGGTCTCCCTCTACCTTTTCAACCCGTGCCGGGAGGAGTGGTTTTCCGACGTCAGCCGGCGCGGCAAAGAGAAGCGGAGGGAGCGACGGGCAGCGAGCGGGGGGCCGCTGGGGGACGAATACCTGGAAACGGGAAACCCGCTGCTCAGTTCCCTGGGAAAGGTCAGCCGGGACTTCCTCGGCGACGTTCTCGACCGCACCGGCGGCCAGGTGGAAGAGTTGAGCGCCGAGACCTCTTCCCCCGGGGTGTTGGGGGCGATTCAGGAAGATATCGCCCGGCGCCGCTGGATCCCGGGCTCGGGGGACGCCGAAAGCCGCGCCCGGCTGCCGGTCGAGCGCGGCGACGGCTCCCTGGCGATCCATATCTGCCATTCGCCCCGGCGCGAAGTGGAGACGGTCAAGGACGTTATCCTCGACGCTTTCGCCCGGGACCGGACACTGCAGCCCCGCCAGGTCCAGGTGCTGGTCGGAGACATCGAAGTCTATATGCCCCTGGTGGAATCGATATTCCCGGGCTTCTCCGAGGCCGACGACGAAAACATTCCCTTCGTCGTGGCCGAACGGACCCGCGCCGGGGCCGGCGTGCTCTCCTCGTTGTTGATGAGGCTCCTGGAAATCCCGAAAGGAAGGTTCGAACTCTCCTCGGTCGTGGAACTCCTGGAATACCGACCGCTCCGGGAAGCTTTCGGCATCGGCCGGGCGGAGGCCGATCTTCTCCGGGAATGGGCGCCCGAATGCGGGGTCCGCTGGGGTTTCGACGAAGGTCAGCGGGAAAAGGAGGTGGGGATCGCCTACCGGGAAAATTCGTGGCGGGAAGGGGTGGACAGGATGCTTCTCGGTTACGCCATGCGCCGGGGCGAACTGGAGCTGGACGGAGGGGAAAGGGTCCTCGCGCCTTTCCCGGCGGTGGAAGGCGAGGACGCGGAGGCGGTGGGGAAACTGGAGAGCCTGCTGGAGGCGCTGCTGGACCTGTGCCGCGTCTTATCCGGCCGGGAGACGCTTCGGGGATGGAGCGAACGTCTGCGGGAGATCTGGGACCGCTTCTGCGCCGCCGGTTCCGAGGAGGACTACCGGGAGGCGGCGGCGATCGAGGGAGCGCTGAACGCGGTCGCGAGCATGGGCGAGCTCCCCGGCGTCTCCGGGGAAATCCCGATCGAGCCCGTGGCCGAATTTCTCGTTCGGAGGCTGGAGCGCCGGGAAAATCCACCGGACGCGCTGACCCGCAACGCCGTGGTCGTGAGCGCTCTCAGGGCCGGGCGGCCCGTTCCCCGGAGGCTGGTCTGCCTGCTGGGAATGAACGACGGCGAATTTCCCCGGTCCCACCGGCGTGCCGGGTTCGACCTTCTGAAAACAAATCCGGCCCGGGGCGATCGCTCCCCTCCGGGCCAGGATCGCCAGGCTTTTCTGGAAGCGCTCCTCTGCGCCCGGGAGGCGTTCGCCGTTTGCTATACGGGCCGGTCCCGCAACGACAACGAAGCGATCCCTCCCTCGACCGTCCTCAGCGAACTGAGGAGCTATTTGAAGGAAGGTTTCGAACTTCCTCCCGCCCATGCGTCCGCCGACGGCCAGGAACTGCTCTACTGCGAAACCCTGCACCGCCTGCAGCCGTTTTCCCCGGACTACTTCCGGGAAAAGAGCGGACTGTTCTCCTATTCCCGGGAGAATCTGGCGGGAGCGCGGGCGCTGGCGGAGGCCGGGAAGGCGGAGTTTTCCGCGGTTCCGCGGTTTTTCGCCGGAAGCCCTCTTCCGCTCGCGGATTCGGTTCGGGAATGGCGCCTGGACGATCTGGAGAGGTTCTGGAGCAATCCCGCGCGGTTTCTGTACCGGGAAGCGCTTAAAACCGAATTTTCCCCGCCCCGGCGCTTTTTCCCGGACGACGAACTGTTGGAAATGGATCCGCTTTCCCGGCACGCCGCTCGCCGGGAGATCGCCGACGCCTGGTTGGAAGGCGCCCGGGACCGGTTGACCCGGAGCCTTAGGGCCCGAGGCCTGGTAGCTCCGTTGCGGGCGGGGGAGGAGCAGGCCCGGTTGCTGGTGAAGGAAGTGGAGCTGTTCATGCGGCGCGATCTGAGCGTTTTCGGCCTTGCCGGAGAGCTGGAGGACCATCTGCGCTCCGGCGGGGAGATCCTGCCGGTGGAGGTCGATATCGAAGGAATCAGGATCGAAGGGCGCCGTCGTCTCTACCGGTCCGGGTCCGGTCCGGGGTGGTCCCTGGAATGGCGCCCGGGGGGAAAGCTGCGCGCTCTGGACCTGATCCGGGGCTGGGTGGCTCACCTTGCCGTCTGCGCCTGCCGGGAACGTACCCCGATGCTGCTGGTCTCACTGGAGGAATGCGCCCTGATCGAAGGTCTCGCCGCCGCCGAAGCCCGCGCCCGATTGCAAAGCTTGCTGGAGATGATGCTTCAGGGGTTGGAAAAACCGCTTCCCTTCGCCCCCGAAACCGCCTGGGCCTATATCCGCAAGGCCCACGGACCGGAGGGAGAGGCCCTGGCCGCGGCCGAACAGGCATGGGAAGGTCACCGGGGACTCCCCGGCGACGGCGACGACGCCTATCAGCGCCGGGCGCTGGGGGAAGCGGGCCCCGTTTCTCATCCCCGTTTCCCGGAAGTGGCGAGGGCGGTGTTCGCCCCCCTGCTCGAAAAACTCCAAGGAGTGCGGTCGTGGCCGACAACGTGA
- a CDS encoding RNA-binding protein — protein sequence MDIYVGNLPYDVSDDELRQMFESYGAVASARVIMDRAAGRSKGFGFVEMPDRAEAEKAIEAMNGSEVGGRALRVNESKPRPKNDNRGGGGRGRW from the coding sequence ATGGATATCTATGTCGGCAACCTCCCCTACGACGTCAGCGACGACGAGTTGCGTCAGATGTTCGAGAGCTATGGGGCGGTGGCCTCAGCCCGGGTGATCATGGACCGCGCCGCCGGACGGTCCAAGGGTTTCGGTTTTGTGGAAATGCCCGATCGGGCCGAAGCCGAAAAAGCCATTGAAGCCATGAACGGCTCCGAGGTCGGTGGACGCGCCCTGCGGGTCAACGAGTCGAAGCCTCGGCCCAAGAACGACAATCGCGGCGGAGGCGGCAGAGGCCGCTGGTAA
- a CDS encoding glutaredoxin family protein, which yields MTAEPLILYSLAGCPHCRAAKEYLRRRGVVFRNRDVEADSDAYGDLKRLTGRGRVPVFSRGSRVLEGFEPSALEAFLREETPETGAPGAGAAT from the coding sequence TTGACGGCGGAGCCCTTGATCCTCTATTCCCTGGCAGGTTGCCCCCACTGCCGGGCGGCCAAGGAGTATCTGCGCCGCCGAGGCGTCGTGTTCCGGAACCGCGACGTGGAAGCGGACTCGGACGCCTACGGGGACCTCAAGCGCTTGACCGGCCGGGGCCGGGTGCCGGTGTTCTCCCGCGGTTCCCGGGTGCTGGAAGGGTTCGAGCCCTCCGCCCTGGAAGCGTTTTTGCGAGAGGAGACCCCGGAAACGGGCGCTCCCGGCGCCGGGGCCGCAACCTGA
- the tpx gene encoding thiol peroxidase: protein MDWWLKSYLDRGRFELPERAGVVTMKGRPLTLVGEELKPGMPAPGFRVVDNELNEVTMDQIKGEPMVITSVPSLDTPVCDIETRHFNRAAAEMGPKVKIYTISMDLPFAQKRWCGANGVKNLQTLSDYRDAWFGYRYGILIKELRLLARAVFVIDREGIARYCEVVGEVADEPDYDSALFALRGLVGY from the coding sequence ATGGACTGGTGGCTGAAGTCGTATCTGGACCGCGGCCGATTCGAACTTCCGGAGCGCGCCGGGGTCGTCACCATGAAGGGGCGCCCCCTGACCCTGGTCGGCGAGGAGCTGAAGCCGGGGATGCCCGCGCCGGGGTTCAGGGTGGTGGACAACGAGTTGAACGAGGTCACCATGGATCAGATCAAAGGAGAGCCCATGGTCATCACCTCCGTCCCTTCCCTGGATACTCCCGTCTGCGACATCGAGACCAGGCATTTCAATCGGGCCGCCGCCGAGATGGGCCCGAAAGTGAAAATATACACCATTTCCATGGACCTCCCTTTCGCGCAGAAACGCTGGTGCGGGGCCAACGGGGTAAAAAACCTGCAGACGCTGTCGGACTACCGGGACGCCTGGTTCGGCTACCGCTACGGGATCCTGATCAAGGAACTGCGGCTCCTGGCCCGGGCGGTCTTCGTGATCGACCGCGAAGGCATCGCCCGGTATTGCGAGGTGGTCGGGGAAGTGGCGGACGAGCCGGACTACGACTCGGCGCTCTTCGCCCTCCGCGGGCTGGTGGGCTATTGA
- the mazG gene encoding nucleoside triphosphate pyrophosphohydrolase codes for MKELDELVELIDRLRGPDGCPWDRRQTLATLRPCLREEACEVVAAINALDRENLEEELGDLLFGTLMLCRTAAEEADIGWEGICRGITEKMIRRHPHVFAEVEVSGADEVVVNWEGIKAEEKGHAPAGFFDETWDHLPALARSQKVQKKAARIGFDWKDPHGVVAKIREETAEVEVEIGRGDLKRLNEEIGDLLFSVVNLARFFSIDAETSLHEMVDRWVRRFQKMEQLARARGLELAEAGLDRLDPLWDEVSGRTPPDRE; via the coding sequence ATGAAGGAACTGGATGAACTGGTGGAGTTGATCGACCGTCTCCGCGGCCCCGACGGCTGTCCCTGGGACCGGCGGCAGACCCTGGCCACCCTGCGGCCGTGCCTGCGGGAAGAAGCCTGCGAAGTGGTCGCGGCCATCAACGCCCTGGACCGGGAGAACCTGGAAGAGGAACTGGGCGACCTCCTCTTCGGCACCCTGATGCTCTGCCGGACGGCCGCGGAAGAGGCCGATATCGGCTGGGAGGGGATCTGCCGGGGAATAACCGAAAAGATGATCCGCCGCCATCCTCACGTCTTCGCCGAAGTCGAGGTGAGCGGGGCCGACGAGGTCGTCGTCAATTGGGAGGGGATCAAGGCCGAGGAAAAAGGCCATGCCCCGGCGGGTTTTTTCGACGAGACCTGGGACCATCTGCCGGCCCTGGCCCGGTCTCAGAAAGTCCAGAAGAAGGCGGCGCGCATCGGCTTCGATTGGAAGGACCCGCACGGCGTCGTGGCGAAAATCCGGGAGGAGACGGCCGAAGTCGAAGTAGAGATCGGCCGCGGCGATCTCAAGCGCCTGAACGAGGAGATAGGAGACCTGCTCTTTTCGGTCGTGAACCTGGCCCGGTTTTTCTCGATCGACGCCGAGACGTCTCTGCACGAGATGGTGGACCGCTGGGTCCGGCGGTTTCAGAAGATGGAGCAGTTGGCCCGGGCCCGCGGCCTCGAGCTGGCCGAAGCCGGTCTCGACCGTCTCGATCCGCTCTGGGACGAAGTATCGGGGAGAACGCCGCCCGACCGGGAGTGA